A section of the Microbacterium forte genome encodes:
- a CDS encoding metal-sensitive transcriptional regulator — MTDTLVTGDPLVHDPEAKRKVVNRLKRAQGQLAAVITAVEDDAHCRDVVQQLSAVSKALDRAGFLVISTALRECLTDPDADDVTSPAELEKLFLSLA; from the coding sequence ATGACCGACACCCTCGTCACCGGCGACCCGCTCGTCCACGACCCCGAAGCCAAGCGCAAAGTCGTCAACCGCCTCAAGCGAGCTCAGGGCCAGCTGGCGGCGGTCATTACGGCCGTCGAGGACGACGCGCACTGCCGCGACGTCGTGCAGCAGCTCTCCGCCGTCTCGAAGGCCCTCGACCGGGCCGGATTCCTCGTGATCTCGACCGCGCTGCGGGAATGCCTCACCGATCCGGACGCCGACGACGTCACCTCCCCCGCCGAGTTGGAGAAGCTCTTCCTCTCCCTGGCCTGA
- a CDS encoding thioredoxin family protein: MATVELTTGNFEQLTHAEGIALIDFWAEWCGPCRAFAPVFDAASDRHPDILFGKVDTEAETALASAHRITSIPTLMVVRDGVLVYRQPGALAEPQLELLIEKARELDMDDVRRQLANTATP; encoded by the coding sequence ATGGCAACTGTTGAACTGACCACCGGGAACTTCGAACAGCTCACCCACGCCGAGGGCATCGCGCTGATCGACTTCTGGGCTGAGTGGTGTGGACCCTGCCGGGCCTTCGCCCCGGTATTCGATGCAGCATCCGACAGGCACCCCGACATCCTCTTCGGGAAGGTCGACACCGAGGCCGAGACCGCTCTGGCCTCCGCCCACCGCATCACCTCGATTCCGACCCTGATGGTCGTCCGCGACGGCGTCCTGGTCTACCGGCAGCCGGGAGCTCTTGCCGAACCGCAGCTCGAGCTGCTCATCGAGAAGGCCCGCGAACTGGACATGGACGACGTCCGCCGCCAGCTCGCCAACACCGCTACCCCCTGA
- the lgt gene encoding prolipoprotein diacylglyceryl transferase — MPDEERCFVLLTSLPSPPPSWAQFTLGPLTIHTYALCIIAGIIAAVIITQRRLSARGAEDGVVVDIVIWAVPIGIIGARFYHVFTHVGDYFYPGANLGNIFAIWDGGNALYGSLLGGAVGAYIGCRRTGIRLWSFADALAPAMLIAQSMGRIGNYFNHELFGLPTTLPWGLEILPTDTMFPDGLPAGTLFHPLFLYEIIWNLIGVAIILLLERRYRFRWGRTFALYMIWYGLGRSWLEAIRIDPTSDALFGIPANVWASVVVVALGIALFVVQGRRHPEPEPSVYQEGRAPAVEHQPSSADES; from the coding sequence ATGCCAGATGAGGAGCGGTGCTTCGTGCTTTTGACGAGTCTTCCCAGCCCCCCACCGTCGTGGGCACAGTTCACCCTCGGGCCGCTCACAATCCACACCTACGCGCTGTGCATCATCGCCGGGATCATCGCCGCCGTGATCATCACCCAACGACGCCTGTCGGCACGAGGCGCGGAGGACGGCGTGGTTGTCGACATCGTCATCTGGGCTGTCCCGATCGGCATCATCGGAGCCCGGTTCTATCACGTGTTCACCCACGTCGGGGACTACTTCTATCCGGGCGCGAACCTCGGGAACATCTTCGCCATCTGGGACGGCGGCAACGCCCTCTACGGGTCCCTCCTGGGCGGCGCTGTCGGTGCGTACATCGGCTGCCGACGAACCGGTATCCGGCTGTGGTCCTTCGCCGACGCTCTCGCGCCCGCGATGCTCATCGCGCAGTCCATGGGTCGGATCGGCAACTACTTCAACCACGAACTCTTCGGGCTGCCCACCACGCTGCCGTGGGGGCTCGAGATCCTGCCGACGGACACCATGTTCCCGGACGGCCTCCCGGCCGGAACGCTGTTCCACCCGCTGTTCCTGTACGAGATCATCTGGAACCTGATCGGCGTGGCGATCATCCTCCTCCTCGAGCGCAGATACCGGTTCCGGTGGGGACGAACCTTCGCCCTCTATATGATCTGGTACGGCCTCGGACGCAGCTGGCTCGAGGCCATCAGGATCGACCCCACCAGCGACGCCCTGTTCGGCATCCCCGCGAACGTCTGGGCATCCGTCGTCGTCGTCGCCCTCGGCATCGCGCTATTCGTCGTCCAGGGGCGACGACACCCCGAACCCGAACCCTCCGTGTACCAAGAAGGACGCGCGCCAGCGGTGGAACATCAGCCCAGCAGCGCAGACGAGAGCTGA
- a CDS encoding response regulator transcription factor, which translates to MVSIAEDGTTTMGDSAQGPRGSLLYVEDDAEIAALTVEVLEEVYDVEHAADGETALRLALSRRYDAMVVDRRLPGMDGVDFICAVRTAHITTPVLMLTALGTVDDRVTGLDGGANDYLVKPFDYDELLARLRALRRAFRADGVRRRLGEWVFTPDAQAAYDPSGIRVALTATESALLELLSTSPEHVFSRDEILRAVFHEGDTTSSVDTYVHYVRRKTSPDMIETVRARGYRAGTPS; encoded by the coding sequence ATGGTCTCGATCGCGGAAGACGGGACGACGACCATGGGCGACTCGGCACAGGGGCCACGCGGTTCGCTGCTCTATGTTGAAGATGATGCGGAGATCGCTGCGCTGACCGTCGAAGTGCTGGAAGAGGTGTACGACGTCGAGCATGCCGCGGACGGCGAGACCGCGCTCCGGCTCGCGCTGAGCAGGCGATACGACGCCATGGTGGTCGATCGACGCCTCCCCGGCATGGACGGCGTCGATTTCATCTGTGCCGTGCGTACCGCGCACATCACGACGCCGGTCCTGATGCTGACCGCGCTCGGCACCGTGGACGATCGTGTCACCGGTCTCGACGGCGGAGCGAACGACTACCTGGTGAAGCCGTTCGATTACGACGAGCTGCTGGCGCGCCTTCGGGCGCTGCGACGCGCGTTCAGGGCTGATGGGGTACGTCGACGCCTCGGCGAGTGGGTTTTCACGCCGGACGCCCAGGCCGCGTACGATCCATCTGGAATCCGAGTGGCGCTGACGGCGACGGAGAGCGCGCTCCTGGAGCTGTTGAGCACCAGCCCCGAGCACGTGTTCAGTCGGGACGAGATCCTCCGCGCCGTGTTCCATGAAGGAGATACGACGAGTTCGGTGGACACGTACGTGCACTATGTGCGGCGCAAGACGTCCCCCGACATGATCGAGACCGTCCGCGCACGCGGCTACCGCGCGGGAACACCGTCATGA